The genomic interval GCCGATTATAGTGATGTTGTTCCTGTAAATGAAGCTTAAGTTGTACGTTGAATTCCCAATCAGGGTGGATGGGACAGTGAACACGTTTCCGCTCGAGATGGAGACAGAAGTCCAACTATTTGTGTGAACAGGTGCACCCTGCATACCCGTCAACTCGGGAGCGGAAACGGAGTGGATTGGCACGTTCAGAACAACAATCCAGAATAAAAGCCAGCTAAAAACATAAATGGCACCATTCAGAAATTTATGGGATGTTTTCGCTGATGTTTTAACATGCAGGAATCTTAGTATTTTTCCAAGAAACACCAGAAACAGCAGCATTATGAGCACTGCAACGTACCAGTAACCTGCAAGTTGCAAATATCCAGCCGCTGCTCCTGTTCCAGCACCTATGAAGAAAACAAATATTATACCCTTAGCTCTCTGCATTTCTGACTGTAAGTACTCTTTTTCGTCAAACTTTGGCTCTTCGAATAATGGTTGTTCACCTGGCTTTGGCATTATGATCTTCCTTTGTGCTATTTATCATGAATTTGAATTCATGAGTAAATACTTTATTCTTGACTGCAGGTTAATACGTAACTTCTTTTTCCTTTTTTTGCTGAAGCATTATTCACAGATCACGGAATCTGAACTTCAGGAAAGAGAGGCCATCACGATTCAATGTTGTCTTTTCCTTTTTCCTCACACTGATTGAGGAAGAGAGACATACAAGGAATTACACGCAATATTACCTATTTTACGCATGTCCCCTAACAGATTGGGCGTTATCTAGGAGGCATTAATAAGGTTTCGCTAGGAAATCTTAAGGCCTCAAGAGTCAGCACCAATCAGGGATTTTAAGGCCTCTACTGGAGAGTTGGAAAGAACTATGCCTGATGCAATTAAAACACCACCGGCTCCCAATTCAAGAGAATCGTTGTAATCCTTATGATTCTTTATACCCGCCCCCACAAGAATCATGGATCGGCTTCCGTTGTATTCATTAACCACGTCCCTAATGACACTTGGATTTGCAGTAGACACGGAAATATTGCCTCCAATTAATTCCGGTGGTTCATAAGCCACGAAGTCTGTTTCAAGTTTCTTAAAATCCAGTGCCTCTGAGTAACTTTCACAGCACAAGACAGTCTCGAGTCCAGCATCTCGTGCAAAAAGGACACTAGATTCAATTTTATCCCTTAGAACACGCCTTTCTGAATGATTCAAGAGAGAACCTTTGATTCCAAAATCCATTAATATCTGGGGGCTTATTTGGGCGGTATATGGTCCATAATTGACTGGATCTACGTGCTGTGCGTAGAATTCCATCTCCGGAAATTGTCCAGCGAGTCTTATATCGATAGGATGAAGAGCAAATATAAGGCGGATATCGTAAGAATCAACAAACGGAATGAATTTCATCAGGAACCTTTCAGATTCAGGTCCAGATGAAACTCTATAGTGTTTCAGATTCACTATGACCACAGGTTTTGGCATGGATGGGTATAGAACACACAATTATGATTTTTGCTGAATGCGAGATATCAGACTTACCAGCGATAGGCTTATTAGTACCTTTCAATGAAAGGAAACAATGACAGATAAAGTAAAAATTACAGGTTTTGGCGGAAGCCTGAGAAAGAAATCGTTCAACAGAGCGTTGCTCTCGGAATGCACAGCATTAATGCCCGGGAATTCTGAGCTTAAAATCTTTGACATCTCTAAGATACCAATATACAATCAGGACGATGAAATCGATCTTCCTAAGCCTGTAAAAGATTTCAAGGATGCGATAAGGTCTTCCGATGCTGTTCTGGTCGTAACGCCGGAGTACAACTATTCGATCCCAGGGTTCCTGAAAAATGCCATAGATTATGCCTCTAGACCTGCAGACGATAATGTGTTTAAACACAAACCCGTTGCTCTTATGAGCGCATCCGTTTCAATTCTTGGTGGATCAAGAGCACAGTACCATCTTAGGCAGGTCTTCGTTTTCTTAGATTCCTTTGTAATAAACAAGCCTGAGGTTTTTGTGACACTTGCAAGTACAAAATTTGACGAAAATCTAAAACTGATCGATGAAGCGGCCAAAGGCTTTATGAAACAGTTACTGCAGAATCTAGTTTCCTTCACCAACGATCTTAAGAATATGGAAAATAAGTAATCAACAGCACCCGTACCCATTTCCTACTTCGCCAGTGCCGTCACAATCTTCACATTCCTTCACAGCATTTTCCGCTCGAACAAAACCAGAGCCACCACAGTTCCTGCATTTCATAATTAGATATATATTAAGCCCTTAAATGCCTATTCATGTTCCCAAGTGCCAACGTAAAATTCTCTATAAATGCAAGACCACACCGTAATTCTGGTATATTATGTATATCGCAACAACGATAACGATTATTGCGAATATCTGTGTGAGCCTTCTCTTAGGTACCCTGCTTGCATATCTCGCACCGACCAACGGTTATGCCTGTGAGTATGAGGATTATATAAGATTTAGAGACCTTCCTCTCTCTTTCCGATATGTCTACGCACTTCCTCTTGAGCATGTATAGAGCTATGGCGATCATGAGGAAGCCGAAGAAGAACAGGAGGAAGGTACCGGGGGTGAGAAGACCGAGTTCCGATCCTGCCAGTACACCGGCTATTCCCGGAACGGTGAAGATCACTCCTGTCCGGTAGTTGACGTTCTTCTTAAGGGTGTGGGGTATAAGGTTGAGATATGCATTGATGCCGACAGCAAGTGCTGTCGTGCCTATGACGAGGTGCGGGTGATCGTACCCGACGAAGTATATCAGTAGCGGTATTGCGAGGATCGATCCGCCTCCACCGATGAGACCGAGGGAGAAACCGACGAGTATTCCTGATATTATTGAGAGAATTATCTGAAGATCTGTTATCGGATACATTTCGATGGCCTAGAATGTTATTACCGTGTATCCGTCTTCTATCCTGGAGTTTGTCTCAACGCCACCGAGAACCAGATCGATTCCTGGAAAGATATCATCCTCGGTTAAGCCTTCGCCTGCCATGCTTATCTTGCATATCTTCAACGGTATGCCTTCGTTCCTGAGCATGTTGATCTGATCTTCGAACTGGGGAGAACTCTTCTGATGCCTGTTCGCAGCCTGGACTCCCCTTCCGAGGAAGAGGAATTCGACATTGGCCTTTGCATTCTTAACCGCGTTAAATGCAAAGCTGAATGCAACCATCTCGGTGTTTATGTTGTCTTTCCCTGTGATCAGCATTACG from Thermoplasmatales archaeon carries:
- a CDS encoding NAD(P)H-dependent oxidoreductase, whose amino-acid sequence is MTDKVKITGFGGSLRKKSFNRALLSECTALMPGNSELKIFDISKIPIYNQDDEIDLPKPVKDFKDAIRSSDAVLVVTPEYNYSIPGFLKNAIDYASRPADDNVFKHKPVALMSASVSILGGSRAQYHLRQVFVFLDSFVINKPEVFVTLASTKFDENLKLIDEAAKGFMKQLLQNLVSFTNDLKNMENK
- a CDS encoding sulfite exporter TauE/SafE family protein; amino-acid sequence: MYPITDLQIILSIISGILVGFSLGLIGGGGSILAIPLLIYFVGYDHPHLVIGTTALAVGINAYLNLIPHTLKKNVNYRTGVIFTVPGIAGVLAGSELGLLTPGTFLLFFFGFLMIAIALYMLKRKCVDISERERKVSKSYIILILTGITVGRCEICKQGT
- a CDS encoding DsrE family protein; the protein is MSKILVMLITGKDNINTEMVAFSFAFNAVKNAKANVEFLFLGRGVQAANRHQKSSPQFEDQINMLRNEGIPLKICKISMAGEGLTEDDIFPGIDLVLGGVETNSRIEDGYTVITF
- a CDS encoding triose-phosphate isomerase, translating into MPKPVVIVNLKHYRVSSGPESERFLMKFIPFVDSYDIRLIFALHPIDIRLAGQFPEMEFYAQHVDPVNYGPYTAQISPQILMDFGIKGSLLNHSERRVLRDKIESSVLFARDAGLETVLCCESYSEALDFKKLETDFVAYEPPELIGGNISVSTANPSVIRDVVNEYNGSRSMILVGAGIKNHKDYNDSLELGAGGVLIASGIVLSNSPVEALKSLIGADS